Proteins encoded in a region of the Panicum hallii strain FIL2 chromosome 3, PHallii_v3.1, whole genome shotgun sequence genome:
- the LOC112886704 gene encoding L-type lectin-domain containing receptor kinase IV.1-like, which produces MTDMEELYHCYLACIPLAADMSNRMLLLLAVVANHYASTLSANTDQQIFNGFSTANLKLDGQASVTGHAIRLTQGISSEQGSAFYSKPLNFSSDNASAGDGGASFSTTFVFAITTDATMDLLETYGLTFVLSSTMELHHMYNSSGQYIVPPGIVGNNSKIDDQFFFAVEFSGNDENHIDIEVKSVVFVDSLIKNFYRSNSKFESSELSSGKPMQVWVEYDSQLQKLNITLEEFDEFHMTKPQSLPQFSFSVNLSSLISDSDFVYAGFSAIGQTNCSHYVIGWSFMLNGKAPLLNKIALNQVLASLPVENKQKQNHISNNKHMGMGIPLSVLLPTASLVTVALVVFIVLVSYNIKSWMKGKFGHGMYEIECGMPSFTYKELSSATSRFNKKMILGEGGFGKVYKGVLGLSKQSIAIKRVSPESKQGMKEFMAEIAILGHLRHRNLVQLIGYCLHKQELLLVYDYMPNGSLDSHLHKTDKPILVWAQRICIIKGVASGLLYLHEDWEQVVIHRDVKTSNILLDDEMNGRLGDFGLARLHNHESDAHTTHVAGTWGYIAPELGRHGKATKATDVYAFGIFLLEVVSGKRPIEVKADGETLLIADWVLNAWQSGSIIDVVDTRLPEEYEPEELELVLKLGLICTHSLPKKRPCMRLVMQYLLKDTPFPDFLPSFLATDANTEEDFNEQVLSCPSVATSITGLSGGR; this is translated from the exons ATGACAGACATGGAAGAACTCTACCACTGTTACTTGGCTTGCATCCCACTTG CTGCAGATATGAGTAACCGTATGCTTCTCCTCCTCGCCGTTGTTGCTAATCACTATGCTTCCACACTGAGTGCCAACACAGACCAACAAATCTTCAACGGTTTCTCTACGGCCAATCTGAAGCTTGATGGCCAAGCATCTGTCACAGGCCATGCTATACGGCTCACCCAAGGTATTTCCAGTGAACAAGGGAGTGCTTTCTACAGCAAGCCTCTCAATTTCAGCAGTGATAACGCCAGCGCTGGTGATGGTGGAGCCTCCTTCTCAACAACCTTCGTGTTTGCCATCACCACTGATGCCACCATGGACCTTTTGGAAACTTATGGCTTGACCTTCGTGCTCTCTTCCACCATGGAATTGCATCATATGTACAACTCATCAGGTCAGTATATAGTACCCCCTGGTATAGTTGGTAACAACTCTAAGATTGATGATCAATTCTTCTTTGCCGTCGAGTTCAGTGGTAACGACGAGAACCATATCGATATAGAGGTCAAAAGCGTGGTCTTTGTTGACTCCCTGATCAAAAACTTCTACAGGTCCAATAGCAAGTTTGAAAGCAGTGAACTTAGCAGTGGCAAACCAATGCAAGTGTGGGTGGAATACGATAGCCAGTTGCAAAAGCTAAACATCACCCTAGAGGAATTTGATGAGTTCCACATGACCAAACCCCAATCTCTGCCACAGTTTTCATTCAGTGTCAATCTCTCATCTTTGATATCAGACTCTGACTTCGTATATGCTGGGTTTTCTGCAATTGGTCAAACCAATTGCAGTCATTATGTTATTGGCTGGAGTTTCATGTTAAATGGAAAAGCTCCACTACTGAACAAAATTGCTCTGAATCAAGTGCTGGCAAGTCTTCCTGTAGAAAACAAACAAAAACAGAATCACATCAGCAACAATAAGCACATGGGCATGGGCATCCCTTTGAGTGTACTCCTACCAACAGCCTCTTTGGTTACTGTTGCATTAGTTGTTTTCATTGTTCTTGTTTCTTACAACATCAAGTCTTGGATGAAGGGAAAATTTGGACATGGTATGTATGAAATCGAGTGTGGGATGCCATCTTTCACATATAAAGAGCTAAGTTCTGCCACCAGCAGGTTCAACAAAAAAATGATTCTCGGGGAAGGTGGATTTGGGAAAGTCTATAAAGGTGTGCTAGGTCTCTCTAAGCAGAGCATTGCAATCAAGCGGGTCTCTCCAGAGTCGAAGCAGGGTATGAAGGAGTTCATGGCTGAGATTGCAATTCTTGGTCACCTTCGCCACCGTAACCTTGTCCAATTGATCGGCTACTGTCTTCATAAGCAGGAGCTCCTTTTGGTCTATGACTATATGCCTAATGGCAGCCTTGATTCACACTTACATAAAACAGACAAACCAATTCTAGTTTGGGCTCAAAGGATTTGCATCATCAAAGGGGTAGCATCTGGCCTGTTGTACTTGCATGAGGACTGGGAGCAGGTAGTTATCCATCGAGATGTTAAGACAAGCAATATTCTTCTTGATGATGAAATGAATGGGAGGTTAggtgattttggccttgcaagACTGCACAACCATGAATCTGATGCACATACCACACATGTGGCAGGCACCTGGGGTTACATTGCTCCAGAGCTGGGTAGACATGGGAAGGCGACCAAGGCGACTGATGTGTATGCATTTGGCATATTTTTATTAGAAGTGGTAAGTGGAAAGCGGCCAATAGAGGTGAAAGCCGATGGGGAGACATTGCTCATAGCAGATTGGGTCCTCAACGCCTGGCAAAGTGGTTCAATCATTGATGTTGTCGACACAAGGTTACCAGAAGAATATGAGCCTGAGGAGCTGGAGCTAGTCCTCAAACTTGGTCTCATATGCACCCACTCATTACCCAAGAAAAGACCTTGCATGCGACTAGTAATGCAGTACCTACTAAAGGATACACCCTTCCCAGACTTCCTGCCAAGTTTCTTGGCCACCGATGCAAATACAGAAGAAGACTTCAATGAGCAGGTACTGTCCTGTCCCTCCGTGGCAACATCTATAACAGGTCTTTCTGGAGGAAGGTGA
- the LOC112883960 gene encoding ARF guanine-nucleotide exchange factor GNL2 has translation MARTAGDDDDDGPPPAYAAQRGPRRDPRLKDLGISCMLNTEVAALLAVIRRRPDPYSYLPPAVAAAEEATFAGLISSLKTLRGLLFQPRHGAWRCSDPSTYLTPFLDVVQSEEAPPAATGVALSSVLKVLRIDVFDECSPGARDAVHAILTALTNCRMERFSDTGAEEAVLLRVLQVLAALLRARAAPLLSDSAVCTAVNTCFQIVQHAASSRGSELLQRTARHCMHEILQAVFARLPDIRDDADADADLALGGGSSGAGFGARCMVDVFNFLCSLLLNASDMVITPDGQGAFTSEEDVMLFSLVLVNSAVELGGEAIGKHAKLLRLIQDDLFYHLIHYATEYSPLVLSMICSTALNLYHFLRRFLKLQLEAFFMFVLLRVCGGANGPQLQEVAVEGLISFIRQPTFVIEMYVNYDCDPLLRNVFEEIGKLLCKAAFPATGPMTAVQLQAFEGLVNMITTIADNVEVDKAPDHDAYAVDVSEFRLFWTERWDSSSSSGGGAGAERETWVDFVRKRKLRKKKVAIAANHYNRDQKKGVEFLKLCHLVPTPPEPRSMAYFLRYSPGLDKNKIGEFLGDPDEFNLKVLKEFTETFDFTGAILDTALRTYLETFRLPGESQKIQRILEAFSERFFEQQTTGVFATKDAAFILCYSLIMLNTDLHNPQVKKKMSEEDFIRNNRAINDKKDLPREYLSELFHSISTNAITVFSTTAAAVEMTPSRWADLVKRSRAMEDFTPCDFKHKLSREVFIAVSGPTVATLAAIFDCADDEETLNQCVEGLVSVARIARYGLEDVLDELLCCLCKFTTLLNPYATTEETLFTFSNELKPRMATLALFTIANRFGESVRGAWKNVVECLLKLKRLKLLPPSVIDPEDSGGGGWRGSERPGHRHRASTSDAGVIFPTTHRGAGTSRHVSGMIGRFSQFLSLDSGGESLLSVGSEFENNLKIIQQCQVGTIFKESGKLPDEALQNLGRALIFAAGGKGQKFSTPIEEEETVGFCWDLLALLASANLHRFANFWPPLLDCFNAVSQLPLFSPCPFAEKAIVALFRVAVRLLSAAAPPQRAVDTRVSEELVFKSINMMWKLDKEILDTCCEGISESIVKLLTEHAGGVQTPLGWKTLLHLLTVTGRHPETFDQSVVAMIKIMSDGGAHITRFNYAAVIEAAFGFAALKISPLDISTKILELMAESVNWLIQWHKSGYSDPGNSVGFSGSAASSASSLEDASRMGNLAANMFIKLAEALRKTSLVRREEIRCQAVFELGRAFNLAAAGDLDFGPAGCLACFNLVIFAMVDDLTEKTLEYSRREGAERETRSMEGTLAAAAELLADVFVLLLPTLAQAPGFRTFWLGVLRRMDTCMKCDLAAGGGAGVMQELVPRMLKRMIMEMKAKEVLVPREGDELWEITHIQIQWIAPAVKDELFPE, from the exons ATGGCCAGGACGGcgggcgacgacgacgacgacggtcCGCCGCCGGCCTACGCCGCGCAGCGCGGGCCCCGGCGCGACCCGCGGCTCAAGGACCTGGGCATCTCCTGCATGCTCAACAccgaggtggcggcgctgcTGGCCGTGATCCGTCGCCGCCCGGACCCCTACTCGTACCTCCCGCcggccgtggccgccgccgagGAGGCCACCTTCGCGGGCCTCATCAGCTCCCTCAAGACGCTCCGGGGCCTCCTCTTCCAGCCCCGGCACGGCGCGTGGCGCTGCTCCGACCCGTCCACGTACCTGACGCCGTTCCTGGACGTGGTCCAGAGCGAGGAGGCCCCGCCCGCGGCCACCGGCGTGGCGCTCTCCTCCGTGCTCAAGGTCCTCCGCATCGACGTGTTCGACGAGTGCTCCCCGGGCGCGCGCGACGCCGTGCACGCCATCCTCACCGCGCTAACCAACTGCCGCATGGAGCGCTTCTCCGACACCGGCGCCGAGGAGGCCGTGCTCCTGCGCGTGCTCCAGGTGCTCGCCGCGCTCCTCCGcgctcgcgccgcgccgctgctGTCCGACAGCGCCGTCTGCACCGCCGTCAACACGTGCTTCCAGATCGTGCAGCACGCCGCCAGCAGCCGCGGCAGCGAGCTCCTCCAGCGCACGGCGCGCCACTGCATGCACGAGATCCTGCAGGCCGTCTTCGCCAGGCTGCCGGACATCCGcgacgacgccgacgccgacgccgacctCGCGCTCGGCGGCGGGTCGTCGGGCGCCGGCTTCGGCGCGCGGTGCATGGTGGACGTGTTCAACTTCCTCTGCTCGCTGCTGCTCAACGCGTCGGACATGGTGATCACGCCGGACGGCCAGGGCGCCTTCACCTCCGAGGAGGACGTGATGCTCTTCTCGCTGGTGCTCGTCAACTCCGCCGTGGAGCTCGGCGGCGAGGCCATCGGCAAGCACGCCAAGCTCCTGCGCCTCATCCAGGACGACCTCTTCTACCACCTCATTCACTACGCCACCGAGTACAGCCCTCTGGTCCTCTCCATGATCTGCAGCACGGCGCTCAACCTCTACCACTTCCTCCGCCG GTTCCTGAAGCTTCAGCTGGAGGCCTTCTTCATGTTCGTGCTGCTCCGCGTGTGCGGCGGCGCCAACGGCCCGCAGCtgcaggaggtggcggtggagggccTCATCAGCTTCATCCGGCAGCCGACGTTTGTGATCGAGATGTACGTGAACTACGACtgcgacccgctgctgcgcaACGTGTTCGAGGAGATCGGCAAGCTGCTGTGCAAGGCGGCGTTCCCGGCGACGGGCCCGATGACGGCGGTGCAGCTGCAGGCGTTCGAGGGCCTCGTCAACATGATCACCACCATCGCCGACAACGTCGAGGTGGACAAGGCCCCAGACCACGACGCGTACGCCGTCGACGTGTCCGAGTTCCGGCTGTTCTGGACCGAGCGCTGGgactcctcctcgtcctccggcggcggcgccggcgccgagcGGGAGACGTGGGTGGACTTCGTGCGCAAGCGCAAGCTGCGGAAGAAGAAGGTGGCCATCGCGGCGAACCACTACAACAGGGACCAGAAAAAGGGCGTGGAGTTCCTGAAGCTGTGCCACCTAGTGCCGACGCCGCCGGAGCCCCGGAGCATGGCCTACTTCCTCCGCTACTCCCCGGGGTTGGACAAGAACAAGATCGGCGAGTTCCTGGGCGACCCCGACGAGTTCAACCTCAAGGTCCTCAAGGAGTTCACCGAGACGTTCGACTTCACCGGCGCCATCCTCGACACGGCGCTGCGCACCTACCTGGAGACGTTCCGGCTGCCCGGCGAGtcccagaagatccagcgcatcCTTGAGGCCTTCTCGGAGCGCTTCTTCGAGCAGCAGACCACGGGGGTGTTCGCCACCAAGGACGCCGCCTTCATCCTCTGCTACTCGCTCATCATGCTCAACACCGACCTGCACAACCCGcaggtgaagaagaagatgtCGGAGGAGGACTTCATCCGGAACAACCGCGCCATCAACGACAAGAAGGACCTGCCGCGGGAGTACCTCTCGGAGCTTTTCCACTCCATCTCCACCAACGCCATCACCGTCTTCAgcaccacggcggcggcggtggagatgACGCCCAGCCGCTGGGCCGACCTGGTCAAGCGCTCCCGCGCCATGGAGGACTTCACGCCCTGCGACTTCAAGCACAAGCTCAGCCGGGAGGTGTTCATCGCCGTCTCGGGCCCCACGGTGGCGACGCTCGCCGCCATCTTCGACTGCGCCGACGACGAGGAGACGCTCAACCAGTGCGTCGAGGGGCTCGTGTCCGTGGCGCGCATCGCGCGGTACGGGCTGGAGGACGTGCTGGACGAGCTCCTGTGCTGCCTCTGCAAGTTCACCACGCTGCTCAACCCCTACGCCACCACGGAGGAGACGCTCTTCACCTTCAGCAACGAGCTCAAGCCGCGGATGGCCACGCTCGCGCTCTTCACCATCGCCAACCGGTTCGGCGAGTCGGTGCGCGGCGCCTGGAAGAACGTCGTCGAGTGCCTGCTCAAGCTCAAGCGGCTCAAGCTGTTGCCGCCGTCGGTGATCGACCCGgaggacagcggcggcggcggctggcgcgGCTCCGAGCGCCCGGGGCACCGTCACAGGGCGTCGACCTCGGACGCCGGCGTCATCTTCCCCACCACGCACCGCGGCGCCGGGACCAGCCGGCACGTGTCCGGCATGATCGGCCGCTTCTCGCAGTTCCTGTCGCTGGACTCCGGCGGCGAGTCGCTGCTCTCCGTCGGCAGCGAGTTCGAGAACAACCTCAAGATCATCCAGCAGTGCCAGGTCGGGACCATCTTCAAGGAGAGCGGCAAGCTGCCGGACGAGGCGCTGCAGAACCTCGGGCGGGCGCTCATCTTCGCCGCCGGCGGCAAGGGCCAGAAGTTCAGCACACCCATCGAGGAGGAGGAGACCGTCGGCTTCTGCTGGGACCTCCTGGCGCTCCTCGCGTCGGCCAACCTCCACCGCTTCGCCAACTTCTGGCCGCCGCTCCTCGATTGCTTCAACGCCGTGTCGCAGCTGCCGCTCTTCTCGCCCTGCCCCTTCGCCGAGAAGGCCATCGTGGCGCTCTTCAGGGTCGCCGTGCGCCTGctctcggcggcggcgccgccgcagcGCGCCGTCGACACCCGCGTCTCCGAGGAGCTCGTCTTCAAGTCCATCAACATGATGTGGAAGCTGGACAAGGAGATCCTGGACACCTGCTGCGAGGGCATCTCGGAGAGCATCGTGAAGCTGCTCACGGAGCACGCCGGCGGCGTGCAGACGCCGCTGGGCTGGAAGACGCTGCTGCACCTGCTCACCGTCACGGGGCGCCACCCGGAGACGTTCGACCAGTCCGTGGTGGCGATGATCAAGATCAtgagcgacggcggcgcgcacATCACGCGGTTCAACTACGCCGCCGTCATCGAGGCCGCCTTCGGGTTCGCGGCGCTCAAGATCAGCCCGCTGGACATCAGCACCAAGATCCTCGAGCTCATGGCCGAGTCCGTCAACTGGCTCATCCAGTGGCACAAGTCCGGCTACTCCGACCCCGGGAACAGCGTCGGCTTCAGCGGCAGTGCGGCGTCGTCGGCGTCGTCGTTGGAGGACGCGTCGCGGATGGGAAACCTGGCGGCGAACATGTTCATCAAGCTCGCGGAGGCGCTGCGCAAGACGAGCCTGGTCCGGCGCGAGGAGATCCGGTGCCAGGCCGTGTTCGAGCTCGGGCGCGCCTTCAACCTGGCCGCGGCGGGCGACCTCGACTTCGGGCCGGCGGGGTGCCTGGCCTGCTTCAACCTCGTCATCTTCGCCATGGTGGACGACCTGACCGAGAAGACGCTCGAGTACTCGCGGCGCGAGGGCGCGGAGCGGGAGACGCGGAGCATGGAGGGCacgctggccgccgccgccgagctgcTGGCCGACGTGTTCGTGCTGCTCCTGCCGACGCTGGCGCAGGCGCCGGGGTTCCGGACCTTCTGGCTGGGCGTGCTGCGGCGGATGGACACGTGCATGAAGTGCGAcctcgcggcgggcggcggcgccggggtgaTGCAGGAGCTCGTGCCGCGGATGCTCAAGCGGATGATCATGGAGATGAAGGCGAAGGAGGTGCTTGTGCCGAGGGAAGGCGACGAGCTCTGGGAGATCACGCACATCCAGATCCAGTGGATCGCGCCGGCCGTCAAGGACGAGCTGTTCCCTGAGTAG